A portion of the Malania oleifera isolate guangnan ecotype guangnan chromosome 3, ASM2987363v1, whole genome shotgun sequence genome contains these proteins:
- the LOC131150705 gene encoding CBL-interacting serine/threonine-protein kinase 25-like — translation MEEFRHILFGKYEMGRLLGKGTFAKVYYGKNTATGESVAIKVINKDQVRKEGMMEQIKREISVMRLVRHPNVVELKEVMATKTKIFFVMEYVRGGELFARVAKGRLKEDLARKYFQQLISAIDFCHSRGVSHRDLKPENLLLDDDENLKISDFGLSALPEQLRNDGLLHTQCGTPAYVAPEVVRKRGYDGSKADIWSCGVILFVLLAGYLPFQDENLMKMYRKIFRAEFESPPWFSSDSKRLISKLLVSDPERRITIAAIMRVPWFRKGFTRPVAFSIDDSTAEDEEIMSPEQSKTKAVPSPAFFNAFEFISSMSSGFDLSGLFESKRKKGSVFTSKWAAPAIMARIEGVAKGLRFKVAKVKDFKVRMEGAAEGRKGKLSVTAEVFEVAPEVAVVEFSKSAGDTLEYAKFCEEEVRPALKDIVWTWQGELGNDNCNGNEE, via the coding sequence ATGGAGGAATTCAGGCACATATTGTTCGGGAAATATGAGATGGGGAGGTTGCTGGGGAAGGGAACCTTCGCGAAGGTGTACTACGGTAAGAACACGGCCACCGGCGAAAGCGTCGCCATTAAAGTCATCAACAAAGACCAGGTGAGGAAGGAGGGAATGATGGAGCAAATCAAGCGAGAAATTTCGGTGATGCGCCTGGTCCGCCACCCGAACGTCGTCGAGCTCAAGGAGGTCATGGCCACGAAGACGAAGATCTTCTTCGTGATGGAGTACGTTCGTGGCGGCGAGCTCTTCGCCAGAGTCGCTAAGGGCAGACTGAAGGAGGATCTGGCGAGAAAATACTTCCAGCAGTTAATCAGCGCCATCGACTTCTGCCACAGTCGCGGCGTCTCGCACCGTGACCTCAAGCCGGAAAACCTCCTCCTCGACGACGACGAGAACCTCAAGATCTCCGATTTCGGTCTCTCCGCTCTGCCGGAGCAGCTCCGCAACGACGGCCTCCTCCACACTCAGTGCGGCACTCCGGCGTACGTCGCGCCGGAGGTCGTCCGGAAAAGAGGCTACGACGGATCTAAAGCAGACATTTGGTCGTGCGGAGTTATTCTCTTCGTGCTCCTCGCCGGTTACCTCCCTTTCCAGGACGAGAATCTGATGAAGATGTATCGGAAAATTTTTAGGGCAGAGTTTGAGTCTCCTCCCTGGTTCTCTTCCGACTCCAAACGCCTGATTTCGAAGCTCCTGGTCTCAGATCCGGAGAGGAGAATCACAATTGCGGCAATAATGCGAGTTCCGTGGTTCCGCAAGGGCTTCACGAGGCCCGTCGCGTTCTCGATTGACGATTCGACAGCGGAGGACGAGGAGATCATGTCGCCGGAACAGTCGAAGACGAAGGCGGTGCCGTCGCCGGCGTTTTTCAACGCGTTCGAGTTCATATCGTCGATGTCGTCGGGGTTCGACTTGTCGGGGCTGTTCGAGAGCAAGAGGAAGAAGGGGTCGGTATTCACGTCGAAGTGGGCGGCGCCGGCGATCATGGCGAGGATAGAGGGGGTGGCGAAGGGGCTGAGGTTTAAGGTGGCGAAGGTGAAGGACTTCAAGGTGAGGATGGAGGGGGCGGCGGAGGGGAGGAAGGGGAAGCTGTCGGTGACGGCAGAGGTGTTCGAGGTGGCGCCGGAGGTGGCGGTGGTGGAGTTCTCGAAGTCAGCCGGAGATACGCTGGAGTATGCAAAGTTCTGCGAGGAGGAGGTGAGGCCGGCGCTGAAAGACATAGTGTGGACGTGGCAAGGCGAGTTGGGAAACGACAACTGCAATGGTAACGAAGAGTGA